A single window of Catharus ustulatus isolate bCatUst1 chromosome 38, bCatUst1.pri.v2, whole genome shotgun sequence DNA harbors:
- the NGDN gene encoding neuroguidin isoform X1 gives MAASEAVALLETLRAQAAEVAAHGREMLRRVRGGQLDTKEGVSLVQVRCHALLSYLQDLALLGCAKARGGSLGGSGGARDRLLETRVVLEKLRPLEQRLKHHLEKLLRAAASGGRGAEDPLSFRPAPSNMAAQGADEEDEGDESDEGRGGGAKAPGLGGGRRRYVPPRLVPVSCDPPSPGSRSQLRSRRRALSSAVIRELREELGEGPLEVGEGLTRTPNHQKHRVQFEESMLQRLSAPWRPRRPRGAGPELDDVTKFGAFPALLGEAANQESSEPAKKKRKKQKMGKRKGKRGFRRRR, from the exons ATGGCGGCGTCCGAGGCGGTGGCGCTGCTGGAGACGCTGCGAGCGCAG GCGGCGGAAGTGGCGGCGCACGGGCGGGAGATGCTGCGGAGAGTGAGGGGGGGGCAGCTGGACACCAAAGAG GGCGTGTCCCTGGTGCAGGTGCGCTGCCACGCCCTCCTGAGCTACCTGCAGgacctggccctgctgggctgcgCCAAGGCccggggggggtccctggggggctcggggggagCCCGGGACAGGCTGCTGGAGACCAGAGTG GTGCTGGAGAAGCTCCGCCCCCTCGAACAGCGCCTCAAACACCACCTGGAGAAACTGCTGAGGGCGGCGGCCTCGGGGGGGCGTG GTGCCGAGGACCCGCTGAGCTTCCGCCCCGCCCCTTCCAACATGGCGGCGCAG GGCGCTGATGAAGAGGACGAGGGCGATGAAAGCGACGAAGGCCGAGGGGGCGGAGCCAaagccccggggctggggggggggcggcgccgctACGTCCCCCCGAGGCTGGTGCCCGTCAGCTGCG accccccctcccccggtTCCCGCTCCCAGCTCCGTTCCCGGCGCCGCGCTCTGAGCTCGGCCGTGATCCGGGAgctgcgggaggagctgggggaggggcccctcgaggtgggggaggggctcacACGGACCCCAAATCATCAAAAACACAG GGTGCAGTTCGAGGAGTCGATGCTGCAGCGCCTCAGCGCCCCCTGGAGgccgcggcggccgcggggggcggggcctgagCTCGATGACGTCACCAAGTTCGGGGCTTTCCCCGCCCTCCTGGGGGAGGCGGCCAATCAG